The following coding sequences lie in one Klebsiella huaxiensis genomic window:
- a CDS encoding LacI family DNA-binding transcriptional regulator, translating into MANIRDVAKHAGVSVSTVSNVLNGRTDQMRAETLARIQQSMQTLNYFPNRVAQQLKTGQAKMIGLLVPSIVNPSFAALAREVDLAAKKRQLRVLIGNTYRQIEEEEAFLDDMFSHGVRGIIVAACDIEKAHFARAAEQGMVMVNYDGRMPVCAQSDHFALDSVSMDNIDAGRMAAEHLIAQGCRRLAFATVEGMTPSRAHKIEGFLRAVQDHGLYREGMIVEGQAMAAYGDTEMTELGRALALKISQQPVFPDGIVAINDALGIGLMAGLYQAGIQVPEQISIVGIDNIPLSGLVFPGLTSIMPPLREMAEVMVERLIERTENPAIPPEEFLFPPLLVSRQSVR; encoded by the coding sequence ATGGCGAATATTCGTGATGTCGCAAAGCATGCTGGCGTTTCCGTTAGTACGGTATCCAATGTGCTCAACGGCCGGACCGATCAAATGCGGGCTGAAACTCTGGCGCGTATCCAGCAGAGCATGCAGACGCTCAATTACTTTCCAAACCGGGTAGCGCAACAGCTCAAGACTGGACAAGCCAAAATGATTGGTCTGCTGGTGCCGTCCATTGTGAATCCCAGTTTTGCCGCACTGGCCCGTGAAGTCGATTTGGCCGCCAAAAAACGCCAACTGCGGGTGCTGATTGGAAATACCTACCGACAGATTGAAGAAGAAGAAGCCTTTCTGGACGACATGTTTTCCCACGGCGTCCGCGGGATTATCGTTGCCGCCTGCGATATTGAAAAAGCGCATTTTGCGCGAGCGGCAGAGCAGGGCATGGTGATGGTGAACTATGATGGCCGTATGCCTGTATGTGCTCAATCGGATCATTTTGCGCTGGACAGCGTATCCATGGATAACATTGATGCAGGGAGAATGGCGGCAGAACATCTGATCGCGCAGGGGTGCCGTCGCCTCGCGTTTGCCACGGTGGAAGGGATGACCCCCAGCCGTGCGCACAAAATCGAGGGTTTTCTCCGCGCGGTGCAAGACCACGGGCTTTATCGCGAAGGGATGATCGTTGAAGGCCAGGCCATGGCGGCCTATGGCGACACGGAAATGACAGAACTCGGGCGGGCGCTGGCGTTAAAAATCAGCCAGCAGCCGGTGTTCCCGGATGGCATCGTGGCGATCAACGATGCGCTGGGCATTGGGTTGATGGCTGGTCTGTATCAGGCAGGGATCCAGGTGCCGGAACAAATCTCTATTGTGGGCATCGACAATATTCCGCTCTCCGGACTGGTTTTCCCCGGTCTGACTTCCATCATGCCGCCGCTTCGGGAGATGGCAGAAGTGATGGTTGAGCGGTTGATTGAGCGGACTGAAAATCCGGCCATTCCGCCAGAGGAGTTTCTGTTTCCTCCGTTGCTGGTTTCCCGACAATCGGTACGATAA
- a CDS encoding Rid family detoxifying hydrolase: MEFINDIQSPAPCGAYSHAVRSGNFLFISGQVPFDPATGNVVGSDISEQTTQTMKNLVSILNSSGLTLDNIVKTTVYLANWDDFSGFNTVYADYLGAHKPARASVEVRRIAKDALLEIEAIAEFS; this comes from the coding sequence ATGGAATTTATTAACGATATACAGAGTCCGGCACCTTGTGGTGCCTATTCACATGCGGTCAGAAGCGGTAATTTTTTATTTATCTCAGGGCAGGTTCCTTTTGACCCTGCAACAGGTAATGTTGTGGGTAGCGACATATCTGAACAAACGACCCAGACAATGAAAAATCTTGTCTCTATACTCAACTCTTCTGGTTTAACACTGGATAACATCGTTAAAACAACCGTATACCTCGCAAATTGGGATGACTTTAGTGGCTTCAACACAGTATACGCTGATTATCTTGGTGCCCATAAACCTGCCAGAGCTTCCGTAGAAGTCAGGCGTATCGCCAAGGATGCTCTGTTGGAAATCGAGGCTATAGCGGAGTTTTCGTGA